A DNA window from Nitrospira sp. contains the following coding sequences:
- a CDS encoding Potassium transporter KimA (MaGe:77310098) — protein sequence MLLKRWLVGDPLKTAQAAHERLSKTLALAIFSSNAISSVAYATEEILLVLILAGSAAVSWSIPVSIAILILTLILTISYRQIIYEYPAGGGAYIVARSNLGELPALIAAGALMIDYILTVAVSTAAGIAALTSAVPSLFPHREALGLTAIIFIILMNLRGVRESGKFFAVPTYFAIGALGLTVIIGTIQSLVGPGAVPVAPPLTAAQDGLDGVTLFLILRAFAAGCSAVTGMEVISNGVQAFRAPEPKNAATTMVWMSAILACLFMGISWMAYHYGILAKEDETVVSQLARLTFGTGIAYYAVQIGTMLLLVLAANSAFAGFPHLSSILARDGYMPHQMASFGDRLVFSNGIFILGFFACLLLVIFHGDTHALIPLYAIGVFVSFTLSQAGMVKRWLVKRGLHWRKKLVVNGIGAVTTGVATVIIAMTKFMQGAWIVFLLVAILILMFRGIRSHYKAVSEQVTLTRDSRPPRPRRNLVIMPIGGVNRSVVRAVDYARSWGGEIRAILVDVDKEETALVEIKWAQWGCGVPLVVLPSPYRSILGSILDYIEDLRQKDPECWITVIIPEILPARWWQNILHNQRALLLKGALLFKDRVVLTDVPYHLTR from the coding sequence ATGCTTCTGAAACGTTGGCTCGTCGGCGACCCGCTCAAGACGGCACAAGCGGCACATGAACGGCTCTCCAAAACGCTGGCGCTAGCCATTTTTTCTTCCAATGCGATCTCTTCGGTGGCCTATGCCACGGAAGAAATCCTTCTCGTCCTGATTCTGGCTGGCTCCGCCGCCGTCTCCTGGTCGATCCCCGTCAGCATCGCCATTCTGATTTTGACCCTGATCCTGACCATCTCCTACCGCCAAATCATCTATGAATATCCTGCGGGAGGAGGCGCCTATATCGTCGCTCGCTCGAATCTTGGCGAGCTCCCGGCGCTGATTGCGGCCGGCGCCCTCATGATCGACTATATTTTAACGGTCGCGGTCAGCACAGCCGCCGGTATTGCCGCCCTCACCTCGGCCGTTCCATCTCTGTTTCCGCACCGCGAAGCCCTGGGACTGACCGCGATCATTTTCATTATCCTCATGAATCTCCGCGGCGTGCGCGAGTCCGGAAAGTTCTTCGCGGTCCCGACCTATTTTGCCATCGGCGCACTCGGGCTGACCGTCATCATTGGGACGATCCAATCCCTGGTCGGGCCAGGAGCGGTGCCCGTAGCGCCTCCCCTCACAGCGGCCCAAGACGGCCTGGACGGGGTGACGCTGTTTCTGATTCTGCGCGCCTTTGCCGCAGGTTGTTCGGCGGTCACCGGAATGGAAGTCATCTCGAACGGCGTGCAAGCCTTCCGCGCGCCGGAACCCAAGAACGCCGCCACAACGATGGTCTGGATGTCGGCCATCCTCGCCTGCCTCTTCATGGGCATCAGCTGGATGGCCTACCACTACGGCATCCTCGCCAAGGAAGATGAAACCGTCGTCTCGCAATTGGCCCGCCTTACCTTCGGGACCGGCATCGCATACTATGCGGTTCAAATCGGCACCATGCTTCTGCTGGTCCTGGCGGCCAACAGCGCCTTCGCAGGGTTCCCGCATCTCTCGTCGATTCTGGCTCGCGACGGATATATGCCGCATCAAATGGCCAGCTTCGGCGACCGGCTCGTGTTTTCCAACGGCATTTTCATTCTCGGGTTTTTCGCCTGCCTGCTGCTTGTCATTTTCCACGGCGACACCCACGCGCTGATCCCGCTGTATGCCATCGGCGTCTTCGTCTCCTTCACCCTATCCCAAGCCGGCATGGTCAAACGCTGGCTGGTCAAGAGGGGTTTGCACTGGCGAAAAAAACTCGTGGTCAATGGAATCGGCGCCGTCACCACCGGCGTGGCCACCGTGATCATTGCGATGACGAAGTTTATGCAGGGCGCGTGGATCGTCTTCCTGCTTGTCGCCATCCTTATTCTGATGTTCCGAGGGATTCGCTCACATTACAAAGCGGTCTCCGAACAAGTGACGCTCACCCGGGACTCGCGTCCGCCACGGCCCCGCCGCAATCTCGTGATTATGCCGATCGGAGGAGTCAATCGCTCAGTCGTGCGCGCCGTGGACTATGCCCGCAGCTGGGGCGGAGAAATTCGCGCCATTCTGGTCGATGTCGATAAAGAAGAAACGGCCCTTGTCGAGATTAAGTGGGCGCAGTGGGGCTGTGGTGTTCCGCTCGTGGTGCTGCCCTCGCCCTACCGTTCCATTCTCGGATCGATCCTCGACTACATTGAGGATCTCCGGCAGAAAGATCCCGAGTGCTGGATCACCGTCATCATTCCGGAGATCTTGCCGGCCCGATGGTGGCAGAATATTCTCCACAACCAGCGAGCCCTGCTCTTAAAAGGAGCGCTGCTCTTCAAAGATCGTGTCGTGTTGACCGACGTGCCCTACCACCTGACGAGGTAG
- a CDS encoding Response regulator transcription factor (MaGe:77310101) — MKKPTVILADDHTLVLEGFRCLLENQCELLAAVGDGQALLQAAAQHRPEIVILDISMPVMNGIEAAHALQAQFPSMKLVFVTMHADPAYIRAAFQAGASGYILKQSLGNELSQAIQTVLQGQTYVTPLIAKDVVDGMRRGNTRPLVELTVRQQEILPLIVDGLSAKDIALRLNISHRTVEFHKAQLMQQLGLHSTVELIKFALTHGLARLS; from the coding sequence ATGAAAAAACCCACTGTCATTCTCGCGGATGACCACACCTTGGTGCTTGAAGGGTTTCGCTGCCTACTCGAAAATCAGTGCGAACTCCTGGCCGCCGTCGGAGACGGACAGGCTCTCCTTCAGGCCGCCGCACAGCATCGCCCTGAAATCGTTATCCTCGACATTTCCATGCCGGTCATGAACGGAATCGAAGCGGCCCATGCTCTGCAAGCCCAGTTTCCTTCGATGAAACTGGTGTTTGTGACCATGCACGCAGACCCCGCCTATATTCGCGCGGCCTTTCAAGCCGGCGCATCCGGGTATATCCTCAAGCAGTCGCTGGGCAACGAGTTATCCCAGGCCATCCAGACCGTTCTGCAAGGACAAACTTACGTGACCCCGCTGATTGCCAAAGATGTCGTCGACGGCATGCGACGCGGCAACACACGGCCTCTCGTTGAACTCACCGTGCGGCAGCAGGAAATCTTGCCGCTCATTGTCGACGGGCTGTCAGCAAAAGACATCGCTCTGCGACTGAATATTTCACATCGAACGGTCGAGTTTCATAAAGCCCAGCTCATGCAGCAACTGGGTCTCCATAGCACCGTTGAGCTGATAAAGTTTGCCCTGACACACGGGCTGGCGCGCCTATCGTAG
- a CDS encoding hypothetical protein (Evidence 5 : Unknown function; MaGe:77310094), producing the protein MKLLIPRRTTCSIVKPSRLLSSCGRRISSLERETVTVVMIGDSYAVSLKLIQYMENFGKGK; encoded by the coding sequence ATGAAGTTGCTGATACCGAGGCGGACCACCTGTTCGATCGTCAAGCCCTCGCGCTTACTCAGTTCTTGCGGTCGGCGCATTTCTTCATTGGAGAGGGAGACTGTGACGGTGGTCATGATTGGCGACTCCTATGCGGTGAGCTTAAAGCTGATTCAGTACATGGAAAATTTTGGTAAGGGCAAATAA
- a CDS encoding conserved exported protein of unknown function (Evidence 4 : Unknown function but conserved in other organisms; MaGe:77310097), producing the protein MKHHLWLCKALITAACCLALSTQQAFAFKIVAPADGSTITSGQTITVRVDLGADSGIVKVRYYWYGEQAETLVQQDDSTSSIMPSQDSLSDARFSQKDSISGAPVVAVAALSSGSDQIPPFGGSLNVPKEAVGPMRLLAVAEISRGRLGTRTVFDEVMVNVEPDAALQAIAFETEKPLQLGRTGQSSAFGHVDSMGKVFELPVVGEFADGVVRPIASPASGTSYQSSDSKVLKVLSNGMLQIVGNGKAILTVTNRGKQASLDVNVTVNDEPNEPPVADAGKNKTAKTGTKVKLSGLKSRDPEGEALYYSWSQIRGSKVPLLDVNGPEASFLAPTVSEPRLYRFKLRVTDKKGADSLPTFVDVVVEP; encoded by the coding sequence ATGAAGCATCACCTATGGCTGTGCAAGGCCCTCATCACCGCGGCCTGCTGCCTTGCTCTCTCGACACAGCAGGCCTTCGCATTCAAAATCGTGGCGCCGGCCGATGGATCAACCATTACATCCGGCCAGACCATCACCGTCCGCGTCGACCTCGGGGCGGATAGCGGCATCGTAAAAGTTCGCTACTACTGGTATGGGGAACAGGCCGAGACGCTGGTGCAGCAAGACGACTCTACCTCTTCGATTATGCCGTCACAAGATTCGTTAAGCGATGCGCGCTTCTCTCAGAAAGACAGCATCTCCGGCGCGCCGGTGGTTGCCGTCGCCGCACTCTCGTCAGGGTCCGACCAGATCCCGCCCTTCGGCGGTTCCCTGAACGTCCCCAAGGAAGCAGTCGGACCGATGCGCCTGCTGGCCGTGGCCGAAATTTCCAGAGGACGCCTTGGCACCAGAACCGTCTTCGACGAAGTGATGGTGAATGTGGAACCGGATGCCGCCCTGCAGGCCATCGCCTTTGAAACAGAGAAGCCGCTGCAACTGGGGCGCACCGGACAATCCTCCGCCTTCGGACATGTGGATTCTATGGGCAAGGTCTTCGAACTGCCGGTTGTCGGCGAATTTGCGGATGGCGTCGTGCGTCCCATTGCCTCGCCGGCTAGCGGCACGAGCTATCAGAGCTCTGACTCCAAGGTGCTCAAAGTCCTGAGCAATGGCATGTTGCAGATCGTCGGTAATGGCAAAGCGATTCTCACCGTGACGAATCGAGGCAAGCAAGCCTCGCTCGACGTCAACGTGACCGTGAACGACGAGCCGAACGAACCGCCGGTTGCCGATGCAGGCAAAAATAAAACGGCGAAGACTGGCACGAAGGTAAAGCTGAGCGGCCTAAAAAGCCGCGATCCTGAAGGCGAAGCGCTCTACTATTCCTGGAGCCAAATCCGCGGCAGCAAAGTGCCCCTGCTGGACGTGAACGGCCCCGAAGCCTCCTTCCTCGCCCCAACCGTGTCGGAGCCAAGGCTCTATCGCTTCAAACTCCGCGTCACCGACAAGAAGGGCGCAGACAGCCTGCCGACATTTGTGGATGTGGTGGTGGAGCCGTAA
- a CDS encoding hypothetical protein (Evidence 5 : Unknown function; MaGe:77310095) — MTTKIHATCDALGNPTGFHLTPGQAHDLDGADALLPGLEADMILADKAFDADERVIQPLQQAGKVIVIPPKANRTIPRATTNGLLTSSARSISPLHSRGLIDDTP, encoded by the coding sequence TTGACGACCAAAATCCACGCGACCTGCGATGCGCTGGGCAATCCCACCGGGTTTCACCTCACGCCAGGACAAGCCCATGACCTTGACGGAGCCGATGCCCTGCTGCCTGGCCTTGAGGCGGACATGATCCTTGCTGATAAGGCCTTTGATGCCGATGAACGGGTGATCCAGCCGCTGCAACAAGCGGGCAAGGTCATCGTCATTCCCCCCAAAGCCAACAGAACCATCCCACGCGCTACGACAAACGGGCTGTTAACTTCCTCGGCGCGATCTATCTCGCCGCTTCACTCACGTGGCTTAATTGATGACACGCCCTAA
- a CDS encoding hypothetical protein (Evidence 4 : Unknown function but conserved in other organisms; MaGe:77310099), with amino-acid sequence MPDPSSLVRIVPMCELCRRVYDHGTDSGRACVWTQLHGYVARHRLHPQQVVFSPSYCTACKTGYALATTYGRH; translated from the coding sequence ATGCCTGATCCCTCTTCCCTCGTTCGAATTGTCCCCATGTGCGAACTCTGCCGGCGAGTCTATGACCATGGGACAGACTCCGGCCGCGCATGCGTCTGGACCCAGCTCCATGGTTATGTGGCTCGGCACCGCCTCCACCCTCAGCAGGTCGTGTTTTCTCCCTCCTATTGCACTGCCTGCAAGACCGGCTACGCCCTGGCGACCACCTACGGGCGGCACTAG
- a CDS encoding Toxin Doc (MaGe:77310092): protein MIYLSVEQVLFLHDRLIEETGGQHGVRDLGGLDSALARPQAAFGDTEFYPDVFSKAAVLLDGLTRNHPFIDGNKRISISTAALFLQTNGYRLTATNHDLEEFTLHVTTMKPGLDQIADWFKGKTVRRPSGR, encoded by the coding sequence GTGATTTACCTCAGTGTCGAGCAGGTCCTCTTTCTTCACGATCGTCTGATCGAAGAGACGGGAGGTCAGCACGGAGTCCGTGACCTTGGCGGCCTGGATTCTGCCTTGGCTCGTCCGCAGGCTGCCTTCGGTGACACAGAGTTTTATCCCGATGTGTTCAGCAAAGCGGCTGTTCTGCTGGATGGGTTGACGCGGAACCATCCGTTCATCGACGGGAACAAGCGAATCAGTATTTCGACGGCTGCGTTATTCTTGCAGACCAATGGTTATCGCCTGACCGCGACGAATCACGACCTGGAAGAATTTACCCTGCATGTGACGACGATGAAGCCGGGCCTCGATCAGATCGCCGATTGGTTCAAGGGGAAGACAGTTCGACGGCCCAGCGGTAGGTAG
- a CDS encoding hypothetical protein (Evidence 5 : Unknown function; MaGe:77310090) codes for MESRRADTARSSAGAVPLPRRDRICPLFYSRPGICRQSSEVADRFRRTPSEAVGRTDWECGSAHRPPPGSGPQLHLRSCPPPSYQRASPGQAGFGAGEIGGGVVGLSVPFVVFGWGVGYHGTYEKYCSQSKEACRA; via the coding sequence ATGGAAAGCCGCCGGGCTGACACAGCGCGATCTTCTGCGGGCGCGGTTCCGTTGCCTCGAAGAGATCGAATCTGTCCGCTATTCTATTCAAGACCTGGAATATGCAGGCAGTCATCTGAAGTGGCTGACCGGTTCAGGCGCACGCCTAGTGAGGCAGTTGGAAGAACAGATTGGGAATGCGGAAGCGCGCATCGTCCGCCACCGGGAAGCGGTCCTCAGCTCCACCTTCGGTCCTGCCCTCCGCCGTCATATCAAAGAGCTTCACCAGGCCAGGCAGGTTTTGGGGCCGGTGAGATTGGGGGAGGTGTAGTAGGACTGTCTGTGCCGTTCGTTGTGTTCGGGTGGGGAGTGGGGTATCATGGCACCTATGAAAAGTACTGCTCTCAAAGCAAAGAAGCCTGCCGTGCGTAA
- a CDS encoding Response regulator transcription factor (MaGe:77310100), with protein sequence MMPTARPTIVIGDSSRAMLALTETLVHGTFDVVASLMDGESLVLAAHRYRPALALLDFTPSFGDAAAASRQLFQELPATKIVFFSTHDDAAYAAAAFEAGASGFLVKQRTPDLTNLLTRILRGERIQHPTTLPTLSRR encoded by the coding sequence ATGATGCCAACCGCTCGCCCCACCATCGTCATCGGCGACTCATCGCGCGCCATGCTGGCTCTCACGGAAACCCTGGTACATGGCACCTTTGACGTCGTAGCCAGCCTCATGGACGGTGAGTCGCTTGTGCTGGCCGCACACCGGTACCGGCCTGCGCTGGCCCTGCTCGACTTCACACCCTCGTTCGGAGACGCCGCCGCCGCGAGCCGACAGCTCTTCCAGGAACTTCCGGCAACCAAAATTGTTTTCTTTTCAACCCATGACGATGCCGCCTATGCCGCCGCGGCGTTTGAGGCGGGAGCGTCCGGCTTTCTTGTCAAACAACGGACCCCTGATCTGACAAACCTGCTGACGCGAATCTTGCGTGGCGAGCGAATTCAGCACCCGACAACGCTCCCCACCCTGTCACGCCGGTAA
- a CDS encoding RHH1 domain-containing protein (MaGe:77310093) translates to MTTVTVSLSNEEMRRPQELSKREGLTIEQVVRLGISNFIGQPDESFRAATKRVVEENAELCRLYPKLTLLAA, encoded by the coding sequence ATGACCACCGTCACAGTCTCCCTCTCCAATGAAGAAATGCGCCGACCGCAAGAACTGAGTAAGCGCGAGGGCTTGACGATCGAACAGGTGGTCCGCCTCGGTATCAGCAACTTCATCGGCCAACCCGACGAATCCTTCCGGGCCGCAACAAAGCGCGTGGTGGAGGAAAACGCCGAGCTGTGTCGGCTCTATCCTAAGCTTACTTTGCTAGCCGCTTGA
- a CDS encoding transposase (MaGe:77310096): protein MVRRYGLRDDQWEKIEHLLPGREETVGVTAKDNRLFVEAVLYRYRAGIPWRDLPERFGDFRVIHTRHTRWSRREVWKRVFEHFAEDLDNEYAMIDSTIVRAHQHSAGAKGGTRTRNASDGQRGA, encoded by the coding sequence ATGGTGAGACGGTACGGGTTGCGTGATGACCAGTGGGAGAAGATTGAGCATCTGCTGCCAGGCCGCGAAGAGACCGTAGGCGTGACGGCGAAGGACAACCGGTTGTTTGTCGAAGCCGTGTTGTACCGGTATCGCGCCGGGATCCCGTGGCGAGATCTACCGGAGCGGTTCGGAGATTTCCGAGTGATTCACACGCGTCATACGCGCTGGAGTCGACGCGAGGTCTGGAAGCGAGTGTTCGAGCATTTCGCCGAGGATCTCGACAATGAATACGCGATGATCGATTCCACCATTGTCCGTGCCCACCAGCACAGCGCGGGTGCAAAAGGGGGGACCAGGACACGGAATGCATCGGACGGTCAAAGGGGGGCTTGA
- a CDS encoding hypothetical protein (Evidence 4 : Unknown function but conserved in other organisms; MaGe:77310091) — MAPMKSTALKAKKPAVRKPKKDGLSESAAMQRKVKQSFAEQIDAFIDRYRPALEALAKR, encoded by the coding sequence ATGGCACCTATGAAAAGTACTGCTCTCAAAGCAAAGAAGCCTGCCGTGCGTAAGCCAAAAAAGGACGGCCTTTCTGAGTCTGCCGCAATGCAGCGCAAGGTAAAGCAAAGCTTTGCCGAGCAGATCGATGCGTTTATCGACCGGTATCGCCCTGCCCTAGAAGCCCTCGCCAAGCGGTGA